The Syntrophus gentianae genome contains the following window.
GCCTTCGGATATTTTGCCGACGCATATGGACTGAAACAGGTGGCTATCGAGATCGAAGGCAAGGAGCCCAGTGCGCGGCAACTGGCTGAACTGATCGACAGGGCGAAAAAAGAGCGGGTCAAAGTCATGTTTGTGCAGCCGCAGTTCTCAAGAAAGGGTGCGGAGGCCGTTGCGAAAGCGATCGGGGGTGTCGTAGTTCCCATCGATCCGCTGGCGCGGGATTATCTTGCCAACTTGGATAGGGTCGCCGCTGCTGTCGAGCAAGGGCTTCGTTGAAAAGAAGAATAATGGAAAAGAATCAAGTTGTTACCTTTCAGGATGTCAGCTTTTCCTATGGAGGGATGCCGATTCTGGAAGATGTGAGTTTCTCGATTCCGGAACGGACCTTTATTTCCATTGTCGGTCCCAATGCCGGGGGAAAAACGACGCTGTTGAAACTCATGCTGGGTCTTCTGAAACCCTCCAAGGGAACGATCGAGGTTTTTGGACAGTATCCCGAGAAGGCGCGCACTCGTATCGGCTATATGCCCCAATATGTTCAGTTTGATCCGAACTTTCCCGTTAGTGTTTTGGAAGTTGTCCTGATGGGCCGTCTCGGTGCCGGCAAAGGCATGCGAATCGGGCCCTATTCGAAAACGGACAAGGCGATTGCCCTTGAAGCGCTTCAAGAGCTGGAGATGGAAAAGGCAAAGAACAGACCTTTTATCGTTCTTTCCGGGGGGCAGCGCCAGCGGGTCCTTATTGCCCGGGCTTTGGCTGCCGAACCGGACCTGCTTCTCCTGGATGAACCGACGTCCAATGTAGACATGGCAGTGGAAACGGAGCTATTTGAACTGCTTAACTCGATGAGCCAAACCATCACGATTGTCGTGGTCAGCCATGATCTGGGATTTGTATCCCAGTATGTCGAGAGTGTCGTATGTGTCAATCGTCAGGTCATGATGCACCCCACCACAGCGGTTACCGGCGAGGTGATCAGCGAATGTTATGGATCCAATATCCGCATGGTGCGGCATAATCACAAGGGCTGAAAGAAAAAATGATTACTTTCCTTACGGATCTGCCACGATATCCCTTCCTCCAGTACGCCCTTGTTACCGGCATGCTGGTGAGCGTTGCCTGTGGGATAATCGGCAGCTACGTCGTCACCAAGCGTATCACATACATTGCTGGAAGCATTGCCCATACCGTTTTGGGCGGTCTCGGCGCTGCGCGCTATTGCCAGACGGTCTATAACCTGGAATGGTTTCACCCTCTCTACGGTGCTGTCTTTGCTGCCCTTGCATCGGCGGTGATTATTGGCGTGGTGAGTATGAAGGCGCGTCAACGGGAGGACACGGTTATTGGCTCCCTGTGGGCCATCGGCATGGCTGCCGGCATCCTCTTCATTTACAAGACCCCTGGTTACAGCGAAGATCTGATGAGTTATCTCTTTGGAAGCATCCTTATGGTTTCTCCCCGGGACCTCTGGATGATCGCCGGTCTCGATGCCCTGATCGTGCTCATCAGCGCGCTCTTCTATAACCAGTTCCTTGCTTTGTGTTTCGATGAGGAATTTGCCCGACTCCGGGGAATCCATGTGGAATGGTATTATCTGTTGCTCCTCTGTCTCACGGCCCTGACGGTAGTTCTCCTCGTCACGGTTGTCGGCATCGTCATGGTCATTGCACTGATTACCCTTCCTGCTGCCGTCGCCGGCGAGTTGACAAAGAGGCTATGGCACATGATGGCGCTCTCTACGTTACTGACTCTTCTTTTTACCACTGCTGGACTTGCGGTCAGCTATGGACCGGATCTACCGGCAGGGGCAACAACGATCATTATCTCTGGCGTCACATACTTGCTCGTTGTCTGCGGGGTGAGAATCTTCCGGTTGCGGCAATGACGGAAGATCGCATGGCCAAGACCGGGCATTGCAAAATCGACCTTGGCGCCGGTTCAGGAATAGCTTTTATCTTCTTCCAATGCAATCTCCCCCTATTAAGCTTAAGATCAGCCCCGCTGTTTTTGTTTGACACGGAATTCATCCTGTGGCAGGATGTATTTCAATTTCGTAATCAATTCTAACAGTTATCAAAATTGAACGTCAGCATCTCAACCGTTGGTCATTTCCCGGCAGGCAGGAGGCCGGTTTTCGAGGTTTTCATGGCTCTTTCAGCCATCCACGCCCCATGCCGGGAATCCTGAGGTGATTTCATGCATCTTCCTTTACTGGCTCTCTTGCTGCTCATTGGACTCTTTTCCGGAATCGCCGCCGGTCTCTTTGGGATCGGAGGAGGCGTGCTCATCGTTCCCGCCCTCATCTATCTTGCCGGTTTTTCCACCCATGCCGCGATCGGAACGAGCCTTGCCGTCCTGCTTCCTCCTGTGGGACTGGCCGCTGTCCTGGAGTATTACCGCCATGGACAGGTTAATCTGAAGGCTGCCGTCATTGTCGCAGCCGCCCTGTTTGTGGGAGGCTGGCTGGGGGCGATCCTCGCAAATCGCCTTCCGGCTCCCTATCTGAAACTGACTTTCGGGATTTTTGTCATGGGGATGGGGATCTATCTTGTATTCGGGGCCGTTCGCCAACTTTCCTGAAGAAAAAACCCGGCTAAGGCCCAAGGAGGCAGAAACATGACCCTGCAAGGAATCCGCAGTGCCCTGGGTTGGTGCACCTTGATGAATCTCTGTCTGCTGCTGGTGTGGTTCTCAGCTTTTACTCTGGCCCACGGCGAGATGTATTCCCTTCATGGCCGATGGTTTCACTTATCGGTTGAGACCTTCGATGCGATTCATTATACTGGCATGGCGCTGTTCAAGATCGGGATCTGGCTGTTCAACCTGACGCCCTGGCTGGTCCTGCACATTGCCGGCCGCAGAGTTTAAAACATATCCTTATTAAGGAGGACAAAAATGAAATACGGCACTAAATTGATCGCTGCAGTCTGTCTGGCTCTTGCCCTTGCCCTGCCGGCCTATTCTCTTGAGTTTGCCGCGGATATGATCGTGAAGCACGGCAATTCAAAACAGACGGGCAATACGGCCATGAAGGGAGAAAAAATGCGGACTCAGATGACCGGACAGCCTTCCTACACGATCGTTCGTCCGGACAAGAGAGTCACCTGGATGGTCATGCCCGGCCAGCGTTCCTACATGGA
Protein-coding sequences here:
- a CDS encoding metal ABC transporter ATP-binding protein → MEKNQVVTFQDVSFSYGGMPILEDVSFSIPERTFISIVGPNAGGKTTLLKLMLGLLKPSKGTIEVFGQYPEKARTRIGYMPQYVQFDPNFPVSVLEVVLMGRLGAGKGMRIGPYSKTDKAIALEALQELEMEKAKNRPFIVLSGGQRQRVLIARALAAEPDLLLLDEPTSNVDMAVETELFELLNSMSQTITIVVVSHDLGFVSQYVESVVCVNRQVMMHPTTAVTGEVISECYGSNIRMVRHNHKG
- a CDS encoding metal ABC transporter permease, with protein sequence MITFLTDLPRYPFLQYALVTGMLVSVACGIIGSYVVTKRITYIAGSIAHTVLGGLGAARYCQTVYNLEWFHPLYGAVFAALASAVIIGVVSMKARQREDTVIGSLWAIGMAAGILFIYKTPGYSEDLMSYLFGSILMVSPRDLWMIAGLDALIVLISALFYNQFLALCFDEEFARLRGIHVEWYYLLLLCLTALTVVLLVTVVGIVMVIALITLPAAVAGELTKRLWHMMALSTLLTLLFTTAGLAVSYGPDLPAGATTIIISGVTYLLVVCGVRIFRLRQ
- a CDS encoding sulfite exporter TauE/SafE family protein, yielding MHLPLLALLLLIGLFSGIAAGLFGIGGGVLIVPALIYLAGFSTHAAIGTSLAVLLPPVGLAAVLEYYRHGQVNLKAAVIVAAALFVGGWLGAILANRLPAPYLKLTFGIFVMGMGIYLVFGAVRQLS
- a CDS encoding DUF6868 family protein; the protein is MTLQGIRSALGWCTLMNLCLLLVWFSAFTLAHGEMYSLHGRWFHLSVETFDAIHYTGMALFKIGIWLFNLTPWLVLHIAGRRV